From Oryctolagus cuniculus chromosome 17, mOryCun1.1, whole genome shotgun sequence, a single genomic window includes:
- the LOC138846328 gene encoding glucose-induced degradation protein 4 homolog isoform X1 has protein sequence MPVRTECPPPASASAASAASLNPPPPINTQQPGVATSLLYSGSEFRAHQKSKGNSYDVEHVDTGNSYLCGYLKIKGLTEVSPCALQPEPGRVQLTAASQGEGQAVPTRDPSRARGRSPSTCAAWGAGSIVVVAHPVGSHSEEAV, from the exons ATGCCGGTGCGCACCGAGTGCCCCCCGCCGGCCAGTGCGTCTGCCGCGTCCGCGGCCTCGCTCAACCCGCCGCCGCCCATCAACACCCAGCAGCCCGGCGTGGCCACCAGCCTGCTCTACAGCGGCTCCGAGTTCCGTGCCCACCAGAAGAGCAAGGGGAATTCGTACGACGTAGAG CACGTGGACACAGGGAACTCTTACCTTTGTGGCTACTTGAAGATTAAAGGCCTCACCGAGGTAAGCCCCTGTGCACTCCAACCAGAGCCCGGAAGGGTCCAACTCACCGCAGCCtcacagggagaggggcaggctgTCCCCACCCGGGACCCGAGCAGAGCACGTGGTCGGTCGCCAAGCACCTGTGCTGCGTGGGGAGCGGGCAGCATTGTGGTCGTGGCACATCCTGTCGGAAGTCATTCAGAGGAAGCTGTGTAA